From Methylovorus glucosotrophus:
ATGGCGATGGTAATCACGCGCCCGCCCTCCCGACTCTTGTTGGGTTCGGCCTTGAGTACGGGAGCTGCCTTGGCGCTCTCAGGCGCTTTGGCGGCTTCGGGCATGGACTGCGCCATGGTCTGCTCAGGCTTGCCGGGCAGATTGATCTCTGGCGCCTTGCTGGTATCCAGTGGAGCCGCCGTTTCTGGCTGCGCCAGCACCTTCACATCCGGCTTCATTACCTGCTCCGCACTGGAGGCTGGCGTTTCACGCTGCTCCAGCATGGCCATCAATGGATCAAGCGCAGGATAAATATCCAGCACCAGGCGATGCTGGTATTCACCGGCAGGCAACAGCGTGGCGAGCTCTGGGCGGATGTCGGTTTTCAGGTCGATCACCATGCGCACCACCCCAGGCTTGAAATTGCCAACGCGTATCTGGCGGATGTACGGATCCGACGCCAATACACGATCGCTCAGGCTTTTGAGATTGGAGCCGAGGTCCACGTCTACCAGATCAACGACCAGCCGCTCCGGGTCTTTGAGCCGCAACAGGTTATAGCTGATCGGCTTGTTCGACTCCAGGGTGATGCGGGTGTAATCGGGTGCTGGCCAGACGCGGGTTGCCGTCACCGTAGTCGCGGCTACCGCCTGAAGACTGAAAAAGACCAGCAGGAATGAACATGCCAGTTTAAGCGTGCGCAAGAGATTCAACGACAGCTTCCCCTGTTTGACTATTGGCGCTGACGGTTATCTTGCGGCCGCCAGCGTTGGGTTGGAGATGAATATCAAGATCGGGTTGCGGAATGAGATCACCGGCTTTTTCCGGCCACTCCACCAGGCAAATCGTGGCCGGATTGAAGTAATCGCGAAAGCCTGCCGCATCCCATTCCTCAGGATCAACAAAACGATACAGGTCAAAATGGTATACGGCTAGCGCATCCAGCACATAAGGTTCAACCAGGGTATAGGTGGGACTTTTGACTTTGCCGACATGGCCCAATGCATGCAGCAGACCACGCACCAGCGTGGTTTTACCGGCGCCGAGGTCGCCATGCAGGTAAACGGTTAAACCTGGGGTGA
This genomic window contains:
- a CDS encoding N-acetylmuramoyl-L-alanine amidase — translated: MNLLRTLKLACSFLLVFFSLQAVAATTVTATRVWPAPDYTRITLESNKPISYNLLRLKDPERLVVDLVDVDLGSNLKSLSDRVLASDPYIRQIRVGNFKPGVVRMVIDLKTDIRPELATLLPAGEYQHRLVLDIYPALDPLMAMLEQRETPASSAEQVMKPDVKVLAQPETAAPLDTSKAPEINLPGKPEQTMAQSMPEAAKAPESAKAAPVLKAEPNKSREGGRVITIAIDAGHGGEDPGAKGANGSYEKNITLAIAKKLKQAVDAEPNMRGVLTRDGDYFIPLHGRVVKARKLQADLFVSIHADAALSSQAKGSSVFALSEHGATSAMARLLAQRENESDLIGGVSFDVKDPYLARTLLDLSQTATINDSLKLGKSVLDNVGKINNLHKQSVEQAGFAVLKSPDIPSILVETAFITNPEEERKLNDENHQDKLVASILTGIKKYFASNPALAKPKMAEK
- the tsaE gene encoding tRNA (adenosine(37)-N6)-threonylcarbamoyltransferase complex ATPase subunit type 1 TsaE; this encodes MAHDITFDLADEAATLHFGAQLAKAVTPGLTVYLHGDLGAGKTTLVRGLLHALGHVGKVKSPTYTLVEPYVLDALAVYHFDLYRFVDPEEWDAAGFRDYFNPATICLVEWPEKAGDLIPQPDLDIHLQPNAGGRKITVSANSQTGEAVVESLAHA